A genome region from Fervidicoccaceae archaeon includes the following:
- the hsp20 gene encoding archaeal heat shock protein Hsp20, with protein sequence MTLDKAVARLFRRRRVRDIFEEFFEEMEEMMREMEEEFARLSRMALGREVERFGPLLYGVRIEIGPDGVPKIQEFGNVRRVGVRPKISEEREPLVDVFEERDKVIVVAEMPGVEKDKISVRATEDTLVIRASNEHRKYYKEVPLPKPVKPETAKASYKNGVLEVKIEKKVVEEAKGEVEVKVE encoded by the coding sequence GTGACGCTTGATAAAGCGGTGGCCAGATTGTTCAGGCGCAGGAGGGTTCGCGACATCTTCGAGGAGTTCTTCGAGGAGATGGAGGAGATGATGAGAGAAATGGAGGAGGAGTTCGCCAGGCTCAGCAGAATGGCGCTCGGCCGAGAGGTCGAGAGGTTCGGCCCGCTGCTCTACGGCGTGAGGATCGAGATAGGGCCCGATGGAGTGCCCAAGATTCAGGAGTTCGGCAACGTGAGGAGGGTCGGAGTCAGACCCAAGATATCCGAGGAGAGGGAGCCCCTCGTCGACGTCTTCGAGGAGAGAGACAAGGTAATCGTGGTGGCGGAGATGCCGGGCGTCGAGAAGGACAAGATCTCGGTGAGAGCCACCGAGGACACGCTCGTGATAAGAGCAAGCAACGAGCACCGTAAGTACTACAAGGAGGTTCCGCTGCCGAAGCCCGTCAAGCCTGAGACCGCGAAGGCCAGCTACAAGAACGGGGTCCTCGAGGTTAAGATTGAGAAGAAAGTCGTCGAGGAGGCCAAGGGAGAGGTCGAGGTCAAAGTAGAGTGA
- a CDS encoding ATP:cob(I)alamin adenosyltransferase, translated as MHVGDRVAALLKPGAVGSRQGGLAGARRPYEDHLQAPLPVLDHSAAFYCRASKRTPGLALKPGAGRGDSGHTECPATGELVSKSHACLELLGSLDEAESALGLARALAPQGLEDLASVLEELQLMLFRVGYTVAGRIEIDERDLERLNSLLELYWPREQRGFLIHGAGAFSSAIGLARALVRRAERALVAALEAGVPLRRSDLALSVLNRMSDVLFGLEVRAASFERAHRGSSLSS; from the coding sequence ATTCACGTAGGAGACCGAGTAGCCGCGCTCCTCAAGCCAGGAGCCGTAGGCTCTCGTCAAGGAGGTCTTGCCGGAGCCCGCCGTCCCTACGAAGACCACCTGCAAGCTCCTCTACCGGTCCTCGATCACTCCGCAGCCTTTTATTGTCGGGCGAGCAAGAGAACGCCGGGATTAGCACTGAAGCCCGGAGCGGGGAGAGGAGATTCCGGCCACACCGAGTGCCCCGCTACGGGTGAGCTCGTGAGTAAGTCGCACGCGTGCCTGGAGCTCTTGGGCTCACTCGACGAAGCAGAATCCGCTTTGGGCCTCGCTCGAGCTCTAGCCCCCCAAGGCCTCGAGGACCTCGCCTCGGTGCTCGAGGAGCTTCAGCTCATGCTTTTCAGAGTAGGCTACACGGTCGCGGGCCGCATCGAGATCGACGAGAGGGACCTGGAGAGACTGAACTCGCTCCTCGAGCTCTACTGGCCGCGCGAGCAACGCGGCTTCCTGATCCACGGAGCGGGGGCCTTCTCCTCGGCGATAGGCCTAGCGAGAGCTCTCGTCAGAAGGGCCGAGAGAGCCCTAGTGGCCGCTCTGGAGGCAGGCGTCCCCCTGCGGAGGAGCGACCTCGCTCTCTCTGTGCTCAATAGAATGAGCGATGTGCTCTTCGGCCTCGAGGTCAGAGCGGCGTCGTTCGAGAGAGCTCACCGAGGCTCGTCGCTAAGCTCGTAG
- a CDS encoding winged helix-turn-helix transcriptional regulator — translation MLFAAIALVLALGAGALEISIDEDGLAHARLVLESSPGLNSVKLPARPLIGTMTVSIEGSETAALYDDDTRTLYFLAPSGGRAEMTYLVEISTEGLFYRFDVEDNVTFRLAAAPNVILVDVEGFLEFSRKPNGWIELLLTGPLTVKYAVRAPAPHPSPTPSPTPTVSRSSSSIALVAAIAATGGAAAYVVLKRRARGAEEEPGVELVGEALTDVDHEILKALEERGGAALQSELYRALGLPKTTVWRHVRKLERLGYVELMRRAGTSTEVRLRRTKRD, via the coding sequence GTGCTGTTCGCGGCGATCGCGCTGGTTCTGGCCCTGGGGGCCGGGGCACTCGAGATCTCCATCGACGAGGACGGGCTGGCGCACGCGCGCCTGGTCCTCGAGAGCTCGCCGGGCCTCAACTCGGTTAAGCTCCCGGCTAGGCCCCTAATCGGCACGATGACGGTCTCGATCGAAGGGTCCGAGACCGCGGCACTATACGACGACGACACGAGGACCCTGTACTTCCTGGCCCCGTCGGGCGGCCGAGCCGAAATGACGTACCTCGTGGAGATCTCGACCGAGGGGCTCTTCTACCGCTTCGACGTGGAGGACAATGTGACGTTCAGGCTCGCCGCCGCCCCCAACGTGATCCTAGTCGACGTCGAGGGGTTCCTGGAGTTTTCGCGGAAGCCCAACGGCTGGATCGAGCTCCTGCTGACCGGGCCCCTCACGGTGAAGTACGCGGTGAGAGCTCCGGCCCCTCATCCCAGTCCCACTCCTTCGCCTACTCCCACCGTCTCGCGGAGCTCCTCCTCGATAGCGCTGGTCGCCGCGATCGCGGCGACCGGCGGGGCGGCGGCCTACGTCGTCCTGAAGAGGAGAGCCCGAGGAGCCGAGGAGGAGCCCGGCGTCGAGCTGGTCGGCGAGGCGCTTACGGACGTAGACCACGAGATCCTCAAGGCGCTCGAAGAGCGGGGAGGAGCGGCGCTTCAGAGCGAGCTCTACAGGGCCCTCGGTCTACCGAAGACCACCGTCTGGAGGCACGTCAGGAAGCTCGAGAGGCTCGGCTACGTGGAGCTGATGAGGAGGGCTGGCACCTCGACCGAGGTGAGGCTCAGGAGGACGAAGCGAGACTAG
- a CDS encoding ribbon-helix-helix protein, CopG family has translation MIIIDIFEKRTVSLRVDEETYKSLEAAWRASGFASRSHLLRHLVDKALSDPDRQDLSLEKERLLLMSCSPHKTITFKLDERTLAKLDELVLKLKFGNRSDLLRALLARFIEEQARQIKLQAKKLGAG, from the coding sequence GTGATAATCATCGATATATTCGAGAAGAGGACCGTGTCTCTCAGAGTCGACGAGGAGACTTACAAGAGCCTCGAGGCGGCCTGGAGAGCGAGCGGCTTCGCGTCAAGGAGTCATCTCCTCAGGCACCTCGTGGACAAAGCCCTCAGCGACCCCGACCGCCAAGACCTGAGCCTCGAGAAGGAGAGGCTCCTCCTCATGTCGTGCTCGCCTCACAAGACCATCACGTTCAAGCTGGATGAGCGCACGCTCGCTAAGCTGGACGAGCTCGTACTCAAGCTCAAGTTCGGGAACAGGAGCGACCTGCTGAGAGCCCTGCTCGCTCGATTCATCGAGGAACAGGCGAGGCAGATCAAGCTCCAGGCGAAAAAGCTGGGAGCCGGGTGA
- a CDS encoding purine-nucleoside phosphorylase, whose product MPLHIRASRDQVAERAVICGDPARVRQIASMLDGARLVNEHRGLITYTGNYKGVPITVATHGIGGPSAALVVEELAQLGVKTFVRLGTAGALVEELDAGDVVVASGAFHRSGGLFSQYIGEGVCASAVPNFELTRRIVEELERRGVKHVVAPVVSNDAFYAESEEFAKWWSSRGAVAVEMEAATLFAVASLRRLRASAVLIICDSLVRDLGFLTAEELRPYVERTASAVLEALARERSRREGA is encoded by the coding sequence TTGCCGCTCCACATTAGAGCCTCAAGGGATCAAGTGGCCGAGAGAGCCGTGATCTGCGGAGACCCGGCTCGCGTCAGGCAGATAGCCTCGATGTTAGACGGCGCGAGGCTCGTCAACGAGCACAGAGGACTAATCACGTACACTGGGAACTACAAGGGGGTCCCGATAACCGTGGCGACGCACGGCATAGGGGGGCCCTCGGCCGCTTTGGTGGTCGAGGAGCTCGCTCAGCTCGGCGTGAAGACCTTCGTCAGGCTGGGGACCGCCGGAGCGCTGGTCGAGGAGCTCGACGCGGGGGACGTGGTCGTGGCCAGCGGGGCCTTCCACAGGAGCGGCGGGCTCTTCTCGCAATACATCGGAGAGGGGGTCTGCGCCTCCGCCGTACCGAACTTCGAGCTCACGAGGAGGATCGTCGAGGAGCTCGAGAGGAGAGGAGTAAAGCACGTCGTGGCCCCCGTGGTCAGCAACGATGCCTTCTACGCGGAGAGCGAGGAGTTCGCCAAGTGGTGGAGCTCGAGGGGGGCGGTGGCCGTCGAGATGGAGGCCGCGACTTTATTCGCGGTCGCGTCTCTCAGGAGGCTGAGGGCCTCAGCCGTGTTGATAATTTGCGACTCACTGGTCAGGGACCTGGGCTTTCTCACGGCCGAGGAGCTCAGACCCTACGTGGAGAGGACGGCCTCGGCGGTCCTAGAGGCCTTGGCTAGAGAGAGGTCTCGGAGAGAGGGGGCTTGA
- a CDS encoding ATP/GTP-binding protein: MVFVGTAGSGKTSLTRAYGSWLEERGYSVSYVNLDPGVKILPYDPDVDVREKFTVEELMLRTGLGPNGAFMLASDLLAQIAEELALRIAELELRSDFVLVDTPGQMEMFVYRESGPRTLDHLRRVGRVAAVFVVDGAVARSEEDLIVLWLTSLIVQLKLTVPVVPVFNKSDLIVDRSAVERFVADPSALTETLERRPGLTSDLALRLVELVRSYGRALRPVLISAARSEGLEVLHAALHELFCVCGDLS, from the coding sequence GTGGTCTTCGTAGGGACGGCGGGCTCCGGCAAGACCTCCTTGACGAGAGCCTACGGCTCCTGGCTTGAGGAGCGCGGCTACTCGGTCTCCTACGTGAATTTGGACCCCGGCGTCAAGATCCTACCTTACGACCCGGACGTAGACGTGAGAGAGAAGTTCACCGTGGAAGAGCTGATGCTGAGGACGGGCCTAGGCCCCAACGGGGCTTTCATGCTTGCCAGCGACCTGCTGGCTCAGATAGCGGAGGAGCTGGCCCTCAGAATCGCGGAGCTCGAGCTCAGGAGCGACTTCGTCCTCGTGGACACGCCGGGTCAGATGGAGATGTTCGTCTACAGGGAGAGCGGGCCGAGGACTCTCGACCATCTGCGGAGAGTCGGGAGAGTCGCGGCGGTATTCGTGGTGGACGGGGCCGTGGCGCGATCCGAGGAGGACTTGATCGTCCTCTGGCTCACCTCGCTAATAGTGCAGCTCAAGCTGACGGTCCCCGTCGTCCCCGTCTTCAATAAATCGGATCTCATCGTCGATAGAAGCGCTGTGGAGCGCTTCGTCGCGGATCCCTCAGCGCTGACCGAGACGCTCGAGAGGCGCCCGGGCCTGACGTCCGACCTCGCTTTAAGGCTCGTCGAGCTCGTGAGGAGCTACGGGAGAGCCCTCAGGCCCGTGCTGATCTCGGCCGCGAGGTCCGAAGGCCTAGAGGTCCTGCACGCGGCGCTTCACGAGCTCTTCTGCGTTTGCGGAGACCTGAGCTGA
- the mvk gene encoding mevalonate kinase, with protein MRRGSGSAPGKVILLGEHFVVHGSPALAAAISLRASASVELTEGRCVEVLSNALGTSRFCEEELKGETAPYASIARSSGISGGCRIEISSEIPPASGLGSSAATSVAVAAACLSALGVSPSERELVELSMVGERMFHARPSGIDVVVSVIGGLILFRGVDDYERVEARGLERASLLVVDTGVPRSTKRAVEEATRRLKASGSVGLKLLEAAREIVEEGSRAAARGDLERLGELMRINHGLLSAIGVSFPEAELAISAALRAGAIGAKITGAGMGGSVLVLAERGMGGEVRAAVERALPTARVIETSIEPKGAL; from the coding sequence TTGAGGAGGGGCTCGGGCAGCGCTCCGGGCAAGGTCATACTGCTGGGCGAGCACTTCGTGGTACACGGCTCGCCCGCTCTCGCGGCCGCGATCTCCCTCAGAGCCTCGGCGTCGGTGGAGCTGACGGAGGGGAGATGCGTGGAGGTGCTCTCCAACGCGCTAGGAACATCGAGGTTCTGCGAGGAGGAGCTGAAGGGGGAGACGGCCCCGTACGCTTCGATAGCGAGGAGCTCGGGCATCTCTGGAGGTTGCAGGATAGAGATCTCGTCGGAGATACCGCCCGCCTCGGGCCTAGGAAGCAGCGCCGCGACCTCCGTGGCAGTGGCAGCGGCTTGCCTATCGGCTCTTGGCGTTTCCCCGAGCGAGCGAGAGCTCGTGGAGCTCTCGATGGTGGGCGAGAGAATGTTCCACGCGAGGCCGAGCGGCATAGACGTCGTGGTCTCGGTGATTGGCGGGCTGATCTTGTTCAGAGGCGTCGACGACTACGAGCGCGTCGAGGCGAGGGGCCTGGAGAGGGCCTCGCTCCTCGTAGTCGATACGGGCGTGCCCAGAAGCACCAAGAGGGCCGTCGAGGAGGCGACGCGCAGGCTCAAAGCCAGCGGCTCGGTGGGGCTCAAGCTACTCGAGGCGGCTAGAGAGATAGTTGAGGAGGGGTCGAGAGCCGCGGCCAGAGGAGATCTTGAGAGGCTAGGCGAGCTCATGCGGATAAATCACGGTCTCCTCAGCGCCATTGGCGTCTCCTTCCCCGAGGCCGAGCTCGCGATAAGTGCCGCGCTGAGGGCCGGGGCGATCGGGGCTAAGATAACGGGGGCGGGCATGGGGGGCTCGGTCTTGGTCCTCGCGGAGAGGGGCATGGGGGGCGAAGTTAGGGCCGCCGTCGAGAGGGCTCTGCCCACGGCCAGAGTCATCGAGACCTCGATAGAGCCCAAAGGAGCCCTGTGA
- a CDS encoding YbaK/EbsC family protein, whose product MSLECIEEKARESGGRIIETEGSVRTVEQASKRTGVEVGSIIKTLLFVGQKGVYAVVLPGDRRASIEKLELLLGEKGLRLARPSEVRELTGYEAGGLPPFCLGDKVSVLLDFRVLERGLVVGGGGSTRRLVEVPSKAILELNRGARVVDASSD is encoded by the coding sequence TTGTCTCTCGAGTGCATCGAGGAGAAGGCCAGGGAGAGCGGTGGGAGAATCATAGAAACGGAGGGGTCCGTCAGGACCGTGGAGCAAGCCTCCAAGAGAACGGGTGTCGAGGTTGGGAGCATAATCAAGACTCTGCTCTTCGTGGGTCAGAAAGGGGTCTACGCCGTCGTCTTACCCGGCGACCGCAGAGCGTCGATCGAGAAGCTGGAGCTTCTCCTGGGAGAAAAGGGGCTGAGGCTGGCAAGGCCTAGCGAGGTCAGAGAGCTGACGGGCTACGAGGCCGGGGGCCTTCCGCCCTTCTGCCTCGGCGACAAGGTCTCGGTCCTCCTAGACTTCAGGGTTCTCGAGAGGGGGCTCGTGGTGGGCGGGGGAGGCTCTACGAGGAGGCTTGTGGAAGTGCCTAGCAAGGCCATACTAGAACTCAACCGGGGCGCTCGGGTGGTCGATGCTTCGTCAGATTAA
- a CDS encoding MBL fold metallo-hydrolase, with protein MKISRFVAGPLETNTYLLYDERALDAVVVDAGGPSGELLAKLRDLGLKLRAILITHGHLDHFAWAPELRRRTGAPIYLHRDDLELAGLSSSWGLYYSSSELEQLEPDALLEGGERLRLGEIELEVLSTPGHSPGSISIYSPASRSVFVGDTLFAGSVGRTDLPGGSEEALLESLRELCTLLPPDTEVYPGHGPSTTLGAEIENNPYVWFALRRSSGAPRPSRPR; from the coding sequence TTGAAGATCTCAAGGTTCGTCGCGGGGCCCCTCGAGACGAACACCTATCTGCTCTACGACGAGAGGGCCCTCGACGCGGTCGTCGTCGACGCCGGAGGGCCCTCGGGGGAGCTCCTCGCCAAGCTGAGAGACCTCGGCCTCAAGCTGAGAGCCATCCTGATCACCCACGGCCACCTGGACCATTTCGCCTGGGCCCCCGAGCTCAGGCGGAGGACCGGGGCCCCCATTTACCTCCACCGAGACGACCTGGAGCTCGCTGGCCTCAGCTCGAGCTGGGGCCTCTACTACTCGAGCTCCGAGCTCGAGCAGCTCGAGCCCGACGCTCTCCTCGAGGGGGGAGAGAGGCTGAGGCTCGGCGAGATCGAGCTCGAGGTCCTGAGCACTCCCGGCCACAGCCCCGGCTCGATCTCGATATATTCTCCGGCCTCGAGGTCCGTCTTTGTTGGCGACACGCTCTTCGCGGGCTCGGTCGGCAGAACCGACCTACCCGGCGGCTCCGAAGAGGCCCTCCTCGAGAGCCTCCGCGAGCTCTGCACTCTCCTCCCGCCTGACACGGAGGTCTATCCGGGCCACGGGCCCTCCACGACGCTCGGGGCGGAGATCGAGAATAACCCCTACGTGTGGTTCGCTCTGAGGCGCTCCAGCGGGGCCCCTAGGCCTAGTCGCCCCCGCTGA
- a CDS encoding radical SAM protein, giving the protein MDLGRGRAELARSLELDFIITVDRSMMSNHRGKEFLGFMTTAPAVGLPEVLWRALAMPRIPVDEHGRPRQAPYGLRKIEAALLDAGFSAAVVDPDHVRRYVERAKAVLIGHHDYFAFNSPSIEYWLITGEEPLNRRSFLEFASRLVEMKRGLNPDLKIIVGGPAAWQWLYVPEYIERFEVDTIVEGEAEGVVVELARRVTEGLPLPKFVMVGPRDCPEMEEVPVIRGASINGLVEIMRGCPRGCKFCSVTLRRLRHYPLEKIEQEMRVNASSGLKGCVLHSEDVLLYGAKGIEPSPDSVIKLHELAKRYHEEVVWSHATLSSVLYAERKYRLVSRVAELVLDGRQRYSGFQTGIETGSPRLARQIMAGKASPFKPEQWPDVVEEAFGILHDNFFVPAATLILGLPGETEDDVIRTIELVERLKDYRSLVVPMFFVPIGALRGCGWFTSVHLRRVHAELLLVCLKHSLFWAKDIVSRFYARGLSSPFLKLTLMSFLMSAERFARSLTPDEVLEHIERSRRKLAGEVEETSIRESVLERLRRYARAPKVAARP; this is encoded by the coding sequence ATGGATCTGGGGAGAGGTAGAGCCGAGTTGGCACGCTCGCTCGAGTTGGACTTCATCATCACAGTCGACAGGAGCATGATGAGCAATCACAGAGGCAAGGAGTTCCTGGGCTTCATGACGACGGCCCCCGCCGTTGGGCTGCCCGAGGTCTTGTGGAGAGCCCTGGCCATGCCGAGGATCCCCGTCGACGAGCACGGGAGGCCGAGGCAAGCCCCGTACGGACTCAGGAAGATAGAGGCCGCCCTCCTCGACGCCGGGTTCTCCGCGGCCGTGGTGGACCCGGACCACGTTCGGAGATACGTTGAGAGAGCGAAGGCCGTGCTCATCGGACACCACGACTACTTCGCCTTCAACTCACCGAGCATCGAGTACTGGCTCATAACGGGCGAAGAGCCCCTCAATAGGAGGAGCTTCCTCGAGTTCGCCTCGAGACTGGTCGAGATGAAGAGAGGGCTGAACCCCGATCTCAAGATAATCGTCGGAGGGCCGGCGGCATGGCAGTGGCTCTACGTGCCTGAATACATCGAGAGGTTCGAGGTCGACACGATAGTCGAGGGAGAAGCCGAGGGCGTCGTCGTGGAGCTGGCTCGGAGAGTGACCGAGGGGCTCCCCCTGCCGAAATTCGTTATGGTCGGGCCCCGCGATTGCCCGGAGATGGAGGAAGTGCCGGTGATACGCGGAGCCTCGATCAACGGGCTGGTGGAGATAATGAGGGGGTGCCCGAGAGGGTGCAAGTTCTGCAGCGTGACTCTGAGGAGGCTTAGACACTATCCTCTCGAGAAGATAGAGCAGGAGATGAGGGTCAACGCGTCGAGCGGCCTCAAGGGCTGTGTGCTCCACAGCGAGGACGTCCTGCTTTACGGAGCTAAGGGGATAGAGCCTTCCCCGGATAGCGTCATCAAGTTACACGAGCTCGCCAAGAGATACCACGAGGAGGTCGTGTGGAGCCACGCCACGCTCTCCTCCGTGCTCTACGCCGAGAGGAAGTACAGGCTCGTCTCGAGAGTGGCCGAGCTCGTGTTGGACGGGCGCCAGAGGTACTCGGGCTTTCAGACGGGAATAGAGACGGGCTCTCCAAGGCTCGCCAGACAGATCATGGCCGGAAAAGCCTCCCCCTTCAAGCCAGAGCAGTGGCCTGACGTCGTCGAGGAGGCCTTCGGGATACTCCACGACAACTTCTTCGTGCCCGCCGCTACGCTGATACTCGGGCTCCCGGGAGAGACTGAAGACGACGTGATCAGAACGATCGAGCTCGTCGAGAGGCTGAAAGATTATAGGAGCCTCGTGGTTCCAATGTTCTTCGTCCCCATCGGAGCTCTGAGAGGCTGCGGCTGGTTCACGAGCGTTCATCTGAGGAGAGTCCACGCCGAGCTCCTATTAGTCTGCCTCAAGCACTCACTGTTCTGGGCCAAGGATATCGTCTCGAGGTTCTACGCGAGAGGTCTCTCGTCTCCTTTCCTCAAGCTCACGCTAATGAGCTTCTTGATGTCAGCGGAGAGGTTCGCCAGAAGTCTGACGCCAGACGAGGTACTAGAGCACATCGAGAGGTCGAGGAGGAAGCTCGCGGGAGAGGTCGAGGAGACCTCAATTAGGGAGAGCGTGCTCGAGCGCCTCAGGCGCTACGCTCGAGCCCCGAAGGTCGCGGCGAGGCCGTGA